One Tunturibacter gelidoferens genomic region harbors:
- a CDS encoding GH39 family glycosyl hydrolase, with protein sequence MIRSRTLALAALSLSLFSSFPLAAQQPEQIRIDAGAPTTPFPHFWEQTFGSGRAILSLRQSYRDDLRTVKNVTDFKSVRFHGIFLDEVGLYDPDATTQNPGLPPEKVQGAGIYNFSYIDQIYDGLLANGVRPFVELSFMPRKMAADPNQTQSFFYKPVVSPPKDYALWDAMIAAFAQHLIDRYGIDEVATWNFEVWNEPNLDFWGGRPNMPTYFELYDHTALALKKVSQRIRVGGPSTAQAAYVADFLQHCKDHNIPVDFASTHVYANDTAKDVFHTDEQIPRDVMVYRAVKKVHDEIASSPYPTMPLLFSEYNASYSNEPDVTDTTYMGSWLANNIRQCDGLTESMSYWSFSDVFEEQGVVRTPFYGGFGLIAADSIPKPSFNAFAMLHRLGDHRIKLENEDALATRSDDGAVEVALWNYAPPFGTGAAYTPPPTSKGTDKNFQVTVAGVPSNAKVELLRLDDDHGNAVKAFDTMGRPRGSLTQGQIKQLKAAGSMEPAEQLRLSGGHLQITVPPHGLVLLVVK encoded by the coding sequence ATGATTCGATCCCGCACTCTCGCCCTTGCCGCGCTTAGCCTCTCCCTTTTCAGCTCGTTCCCCCTCGCCGCCCAGCAGCCCGAGCAGATCCGCATCGACGCCGGCGCCCCCACCACCCCCTTCCCCCACTTCTGGGAGCAGACCTTCGGCTCCGGCCGCGCCATCCTCTCTCTCCGCCAGAGCTACCGCGACGATCTCCGCACCGTCAAGAACGTAACCGACTTCAAATCAGTGCGATTCCACGGCATCTTTCTCGACGAGGTCGGCCTCTACGACCCCGACGCAACGACGCAGAATCCCGGACTGCCTCCCGAAAAGGTCCAGGGCGCCGGCATCTACAACTTCTCCTACATCGACCAGATCTACGACGGCCTTCTCGCAAACGGCGTTCGCCCCTTCGTAGAACTCAGCTTCATGCCCCGCAAGATGGCAGCCGACCCAAACCAGACGCAGTCCTTCTTCTATAAACCAGTCGTATCTCCACCTAAGGACTACGCGCTCTGGGATGCCATGATCGCCGCCTTCGCCCAGCACTTGATCGACCGCTACGGCATCGACGAAGTCGCCACCTGGAACTTCGAGGTTTGGAATGAGCCGAACCTCGACTTCTGGGGCGGCCGACCCAACATGCCCACTTACTTCGAACTCTACGATCACACCGCGCTCGCACTCAAGAAAGTGAGTCAAAGGATTCGCGTAGGCGGACCATCGACGGCCCAGGCCGCATACGTCGCGGACTTCCTCCAGCACTGCAAAGACCACAACATCCCCGTCGACTTCGCCTCAACGCACGTCTACGCAAACGACACCGCCAAAGATGTCTTCCACACCGACGAACAGATTCCGCGAGACGTCATGGTCTATCGCGCAGTAAAAAAGGTGCACGACGAGATCGCCTCCTCTCCCTACCCCACGATGCCGCTACTCTTCAGTGAGTACAACGCCAGCTATTCGAACGAGCCCGACGTAACGGACACCACCTACATGGGATCCTGGTTAGCGAATAACATCCGCCAATGCGACGGCCTCACAGAGTCGATGAGTTACTGGTCGTTCTCCGACGTCTTCGAGGAACAGGGGGTCGTTCGAACGCCATTCTACGGTGGCTTTGGCCTCATCGCCGCCGACAGCATTCCAAAGCCATCATTCAACGCTTTCGCGATGTTGCATCGCCTTGGAGACCACAGAATCAAACTCGAGAATGAGGATGCATTGGCAACCAGATCGGACGATGGCGCCGTAGAAGTCGCTCTTTGGAACTATGCACCACCCTTCGGAACCGGCGCCGCCTATACCCCACCCCCCACCAGCAAGGGCACAGACAAAAACTTCCAGGTGACCGTCGCCGGCGTTCCATCAAACGCTAAAGTTGAGCTCTTGCGACTGGATGACGACCACGGAAATGCAGTAAAAGCATTTGACACAATGGGAAGACCGCGTGGCAGCCTCACGCAGGGCCAGATCAAACAATTGAAAGCAGCCGGTTCAATGGAACCTGCAGAACAACTGCGGCTCTCGGGCGGTCATCTGCAGATCACTGTGCCGCCACACGGCCTCGTTCTTCTTGTAGTCAAATAA
- a CDS encoding GH39 family glycosyl hydrolase, with translation MTSRRSKFLPLSLILLCIAWPTFAQSQASGDEVVTIDPHATTTPFPHFWEQMFGSGRAILTLREAYREDLRAVKKVADFRYVRFHAILHDEVGVYNEDEHGNPVYNFAYVDSIYDGLLKNGVRPVVEISFMPKKLAFNPDALHPFWYKQNVSPPKSMERWDDLIQHFAQHLVERYGIDEVAQWYFEVWNEPNIDFWNGIPRQESYFELYDHTARTLKSVSPRLRVGGPATAAAQWIPEFLQHTAENHIPVDFVSTHGYADDTVHNMFGTNEDIPMDDRVGRAIAKVRGEINRSATPHLPLFWTEWNVPGMMEARDTIYVGPALANTVRECDGNVDMLSFWTFSDVFEEGGPTSTPFRGDFGLRAFDGINKPSYYAYGLLHQLGDQRLANVSNNVIVTRTANGDLAIAAWNMVDPGQQGTSRELTLHLLGVPQNAKAAIQRVDQTHGNVLPQWAAMGKPKNPTPEQAEQLNRETALPAPEEMELSNGTLHLSLSPNALLLIHVENSRH, from the coding sequence ATGACTAGCCGCAGAAGCAAGTTCCTACCGCTCTCTCTGATTCTTCTGTGCATTGCGTGGCCGACCTTCGCTCAATCTCAGGCGTCCGGCGACGAAGTCGTCACCATCGACCCCCACGCGACGACGACTCCATTTCCGCACTTTTGGGAGCAGATGTTCGGCTCCGGTCGCGCCATCCTCACCCTGCGCGAAGCCTACCGAGAAGACCTGCGCGCTGTTAAAAAAGTAGCGGACTTCCGCTACGTACGCTTTCACGCGATCCTTCACGACGAAGTCGGCGTCTACAACGAGGACGAGCATGGCAACCCCGTCTACAACTTCGCCTACGTCGATTCCATCTACGACGGCCTCCTGAAGAACGGTGTTCGTCCGGTCGTAGAGATCAGCTTCATGCCCAAGAAGCTTGCCTTCAACCCCGACGCTCTCCACCCCTTCTGGTACAAACAAAACGTCTCGCCACCAAAGAGCATGGAGCGTTGGGACGACCTCATCCAACACTTCGCCCAGCACTTGGTCGAGCGATACGGCATCGACGAAGTCGCCCAGTGGTACTTCGAAGTATGGAACGAACCTAACATCGACTTCTGGAACGGCATCCCCCGGCAAGAATCGTACTTCGAACTCTACGACCACACCGCACGCACTCTAAAATCCGTCAGCCCTCGTCTGCGTGTAGGCGGACCAGCAACGGCCGCGGCTCAATGGATCCCCGAGTTTCTCCAGCACACCGCGGAAAATCACATCCCCGTCGACTTCGTCTCCACCCATGGATACGCCGACGACACCGTCCACAACATGTTTGGCACCAACGAAGACATCCCCATGGACGACCGAGTCGGTCGCGCTATCGCAAAGGTTCGTGGAGAGATCAACCGCTCCGCCACACCTCACCTGCCGCTGTTTTGGACAGAATGGAACGTTCCGGGCATGATGGAGGCTCGCGACACGATCTACGTCGGCCCCGCCCTGGCCAACACAGTACGCGAGTGCGACGGCAACGTCGACATGCTCTCCTTCTGGACCTTCTCCGACGTCTTCGAAGAAGGCGGTCCCACCAGCACCCCATTTCGCGGAGACTTCGGCCTACGCGCCTTCGACGGAATCAACAAGCCCAGCTACTACGCCTACGGGCTCTTACACCAACTCGGCGATCAACGCCTTGCCAACGTCTCCAACAACGTTATCGTCACGCGAACGGCGAACGGAGATTTGGCGATCGCGGCATGGAATATGGTTGACCCCGGCCAACAGGGAACTTCCCGCGAACTAACCCTCCATCTGCTCGGTGTCCCACAAAACGCAAAGGCCGCGATTCAACGAGTCGACCAGACCCATGGAAATGTTCTGCCGCAGTGGGCCGCCATGGGTAAGCCCAAAAACCCGACACCGGAACAGGCCGAGCAGCTAAACCGCGAGACCGCACTCCCCGCC